The following proteins are encoded in a genomic region of Catharus ustulatus isolate bCatUst1 chromosome 4, bCatUst1.pri.v2, whole genome shotgun sequence:
- the FGF6 gene encoding fibroblast growth factor 6 — translation MATAQRLLITMSCDASAHRTLPVFLLLGLLAGIAATHPVVSRTNGTLLERGWQSLLSRSMAGMSGEKADVNWESDYLLGIKRQRRLYCNVGIGFHLQILPDGRISGVHNENQYSLFEISTVERGVVSLLGVKSALFIAMNSKGRLYGTAVFQDECKFKETLLPNNYNAYESNVHRGAYIALSKHGRVKRGSKVSPAMTVTHFLPRI, via the exons ATGGCCACGGCACAAAGACTTCTCATCACTATGTCCTGCGACGCCAGCGCTCACCGGACGTTGCCTGTGTTCCTTCTCCTGGGTTTGCTAGCCGGGATTGCTGCCACACACCCAGTTGTAAGCAGAACTAATGGCACATTGCTGGAGAGAGGATGGCAATCTCTGCTGTCCAGGTCCATGGCTGGGATGTCAGGGGAGAAGGCAGATGTGAACTGGGAGAGTGACTATTTGCTAGGAATCAAGAGGCAGCGGAGGCTTTACTGCAACGTGGGCATCGGGTTTCACCTTCAAATCCTCCCAGACGGAAGGATAAGCGGAGTTCACAATGAAAACCAATACA GTCTCTTTGAAATATCCACTGTAGAAAGAGGTGTTGTAAGTCTGCTTGGTGTGAAAAGTGCTCTCTTCATTGCAATGAACAGCAAGGGCAGGTTGTATGGGACG GCTGTTTTCCAAGATGAGTGCAAATTCAAGGAAACCTTGCTGCCCAATAACTACAACGCGTATGAATCCAACGTTCACCGTGGTGCTTACATAGCCCTGAGCAAACATGGCAGGGTGAAGAGAGGGAGCAAGGTTTCTCCTGCCATGACAGTGACCCACTTCTTACCAAGAATATGA